Proteins encoded within one genomic window of Methanothrix harundinacea 6Ac:
- a CDS encoding methyltransferase domain-containing protein produces MADPYVHGYHPRESTRLQDQAATLVDLLHSDTSYPPGSLVLEAGCGVGAQTLPLAQNSPASTIVALEISRPSAAEARGRAEAAGLANVRVLQGDIFSLPFRKASFDHLFVCFVLEHLPRPVEALSILKEFIKPGGTITAIEGDHGSAYFYPDSPAARQAIGCQVRLQERAGGNAMIGRELYPLLVRAGFAEVCVSPRMVYADGSRPAMADGFTRKTFTAMIEGVRDAALAEGMMEEEEFDLGVSDLYRTAEEDGVFCYTFFKATGKKG; encoded by the coding sequence ATGGCCGATCCCTACGTCCACGGCTACCACCCGAGGGAGAGCACCCGGCTCCAGGACCAGGCGGCGACCCTGGTCGACCTCCTCCACTCCGACACCTCCTACCCTCCGGGGTCCCTCGTCCTGGAGGCGGGCTGCGGCGTCGGGGCCCAGACCCTCCCCCTCGCACAAAACAGCCCCGCCTCGACGATCGTCGCCCTCGAGATCTCCCGCCCCTCCGCCGCCGAGGCGAGGGGGAGGGCGGAGGCCGCGGGCCTCGCAAACGTCCGGGTCCTCCAGGGGGACATCTTCAGCCTCCCCTTCCGAAAGGCCTCCTTCGACCACCTCTTCGTCTGCTTCGTCCTGGAGCACCTCCCGCGGCCCGTCGAGGCCCTCTCCATCCTCAAGGAGTTCATCAAGCCGGGAGGGACGATCACGGCGATCGAGGGGGACCACGGCTCGGCGTACTTCTACCCCGACAGCCCCGCCGCCCGGCAGGCCATCGGCTGCCAGGTGAGGCTCCAGGAGAGGGCGGGGGGGAACGCCATGATCGGGCGGGAGCTTTATCCGCTCCTCGTCCGGGCCGGGTTCGCCGAGGTCTGCGTCTCCCCCCGGATGGTCTACGCCGACGGGTCCAGGCCCGCGATGGCGGACGGGTTCACCCGGAAGACCTTCACCGCCATGATCGAGGGGGTCCGGGATGCGGCGCTGGCGGAGGGGATGATGGAGGAGGAGGAGTTCGATTTGGGGGTATCCGACCTGTACAGGACGGCGGAGGAGGACGGGGTCTTCTGCTACACCTTCTTCAAGGCGACCGGAAAGAAGGGATGA